The following nucleotide sequence is from Pedobacter sp. PACM 27299.
CATTCTGAAGTTTGAAATACTCGTCAAATTCCAGAGTGATTTTTTTAGCCTTAAAATTTGTCGTGAAGTTTTTTGGTTCCATGCTCAACACCTTCGGAGGCTCTGTATCCCGAGGACCACCCTGTGGCTGCTGGATGCTTGCACAACCATATATTAGAGAAATTAACAATAGGAGGGATGCAAAAAGCCTGAAGTTCGGTACAATGCTAATTTTGGCCATTTATATGCGTTGTGTTAAGTTTATTACTCTTTTTAATAGATAACATTAAATAATTTTAAAAGGCTCTTAAAACTCATTTAAATGAGTCAGTTAACGGGACAATAAATTTCTAATTAACTGACTCTATATCAGGTATTTATAAATTATTTACTCATGTGTACCATCAGAACGGAGATATCTGAAGGAGAAACCCCCGAAATTCTAGAAGCCTGACCCAAAGTGCGGGGTTTGATCTTCAATAATTTCTCTCTGGCCTCCTTAGAAAGTGATCCTAATTGAGAATAATCAAAATCAGGATTGATGTCTTTGTCTTCCATCTTCTGCATTTTGTTCACAATCTCCTGTTCTTTCTCAAAATAACTTTCGTACTTAATTTTGATTTCAGCCTGCTCTATAGTTTCTTTATCAAATGAACTTAGGTACTCTTTAAATGGAGCACTCATTTCTCTAACGTCTTCAATACCCACTTGCGGTCTGCCCAGCAAGCTGATGATTTTAACATTTTGATTCAGGGTACTGGTTCCTAACTCTTCTAATTTTACGTTGGCCTCTATCATGTCGATGCTTTGTTTTTTTGCAAAGGCAACGATGGCATCGGAGTTGGCTACTTTTTGTTTTACTAGGTCCAAACGTTCGTCACTAATCAAGCCTAGCTGATGGCCGATA
It contains:
- a CDS encoding Ig-like domain-containing protein is translated as MAKISIVPNFRLFASLLLLISLIYGCASIQQPQGGPRDTEPPKVLSMEPKNFTTNFKAKKITLEFDEYFKLQNESKEFSISPELKVPPYSR